TGTTGTTGGCACTTCGTAAAATAAACTATTCTCAAAACGCATTTTCAGCAAATTCATATATGTTTTTGCGAATGACAATTCATCTTCTACAGAAACCAATTCTTTGTCTTTTTGCTCTAAAACGTAGCGATAAATTTTAGATAAAGAAGTCGTAAATCGTTGTGCATTATCCGGATTTTCTTCGATTAAAGAGCTTAAAACATTCAGGCTATTAAAAAGAAAATGCGGGTCAATTTGATTTTTTAAACTTTCGAATTTAGCATTTGCCGTTCCTGCGATAATCTTTTGTTGTGTTATTTCAAACTTAGAAGCTTGTTTCCATTTTACCATAAAACTTCTGGCTTGCATGAAAGTCGAAACTCCTAACGAAAGAATGATATAAAAAACATGATTCCAAATCATTCTCTCTCCAAAAAAGTCTTCTATTGGTCGCTTTTGCACTACAATAAAAACAATATAATTTATTGCTAAAACGGCAGGGACAGTATATAAAACAGTGACTAAAATACCATAGTAAACTCTTAAATTTGTCTGTTCGAGCCAATCCCACTTTTTATCCAAAAGCACACTTAAAAAACCATTTCCAAATCCCAGCCCAAAAGAATAAAGAGAGCTTAATAAAAATGTTAGTAATACATTTTGAAAACTTAAACTGTCTCCCAAAAAAGCTGAGAAGATTACAGTAAAGACCATAGAGATTTTAAAACATACAATTGTTCCGCTTTTTAAATCCGAAAATGCATTTCTATGATCTTTCATTTGTTAATCTGCTTTAATTAATTTTATTTTTTGCAATTTTTTTGAGTTTCCAAAGCTCTTTCTAATCCCCATTTTGGAGAAAAAGGTGTTTCTGGTTTAAAAGTAGCGAAAAGTTCAATAGCTTTATCAACTTGCGCACAAAGTGGTTTTGTATCAACACCTGACCATTTTGCTCCTCCAATTTGATAATCAGCTTCTCCAAAAACAATTCGAGGATTATTTGGATCTATCGCTTTTCCTTTCGCGTAAGCTTCCATCACTTTAGCCGAATATTTCATTCCGTTTGTCATTGGATCTGCAACAACCCAAGCCGTATAAATCAAAGCTTGCATCGCATATAACTCTGCATTATTTTGATCTTTAATAAATTCAACATCCAAAGCATCTTGTGCTTTTGTCAATAATAAATCAATTTTTGTTTTATCTTTTTCTGAAAACGCAGATGTAGTATTTACTAATGCAACATAATAGTTAGGCAAATAACTTGTTTTTTCTGCTGAAGCTATTCTTTCAAACAATGCCGAAGCTTCTGCATTTTTTCCTTCTTTCCAAAGCCCGAAAGCTTTTCCCATTCCTTGTTCAAATTGTGTTTGCGCTGAGCTTATTCCTACTACAAATAATGCGATCAAAGTGATAATTTTTTTCATTTTATAAGTTATTTAAATGGTTAATTTGTTAGTTATTTTTTATAATGTTATTTCAATTTTTGAATCTTTATCGACAACAAATTTAGCATCTTTATAAGAAGGAGGTCCCATAAATCCTCTGGCATTGTTTGACGCTGCATAAGCTTCAGAAGGTATTCCCATCGAATTTCTATCCAGTTTTCCGTTATTGTTTTCATCGTGATACGTTGAAATTGCATATTCTCCTGTCGGAAGATTATCAAACGTTACAACTACTTGGTTATTTTTAATTTCAGAAGTAAGACTTTTATAAGTCGTTTTAAGAAATGTACCATCTGAGTTGTACAAACCTACTTTTACAATTCCTGTATCATTTTTTAAACCTGAAACAGTAACAGTTAATTTTACATTTTGAGCAGACAATAAACTGCAAATAAATAATGTGATTATTGTAATAATTTTGGTCATGATTTCTTTTTTTAAGTTACTAAGATTCTAAGGTTCTGAGGTTCTAAGTTTTTTTGTTGATGATTAAAACTCTTTTTTTAGTTTTTCACTTAGCGCCTTAGAACCTTAGCCGCTTAGTGACTTATTAATTTATACTTCAAAAGTATATCGGATTTTACTGTTTTAAAATTAAATGATACTGAGTTGTTGAATTTGATGACTGAATTGTTTTTTTTAAGGTTCTAAGGTTCTGAGTTGCTAAGGTTCTAAGCTTTTTTCTTAGTAACTCAGAACCTTAGTAACTTAGCAACTATAAATTTTTCAATTGATTCTCATTTTTATTCTGGCTAATCGTCCAGAAGAAACCTACGAAAAAGAATCTATCAGCGGTTGGTGTTACGGCTTGTCTGTTATAAACTCCGTTTGCATCCGGTAATTTTGCGTAATCGTATCCGTAGATATTTTTTGTTCCTATTACATTCGAAACAGAGAAATACAAGATTTTTTGTGTTGTCAATAAATACGCCCAGTTAAAACTTAAACTATTATAGGTTTTAGTTTTCCCGCTCATAAATTGAGTTTGGTTTGGATCATTATAAGGTCTTCCTGTTGTGAAACTGTTCGTGAAACCTATTTGCGATTTCCAATCTGTGATAAAGTACTTAGTTACAACTGACAAACTGTGATTAGCAATAAAACTTGGTGTTGCCATCGTTGGAAAGTTCTTGTATTGTCTTTGTGAATCGATATAAGAATACGAAATCCAATATTCTAAGTTTTTATACAAATTGCTGTCTCTCCAAAATAAATCAAGTCCTTTTGCATATCCTGAACCGTTATTATTGAAAACCGAATTGTATTGAATGTCTTTTGTATCGTATTGAACCAAGTTACTGTAATCTTTATAATAAGCTTCTGCTCTAAAAGTTTGTCCAGGTTTTGTAAACTGATAATTTAAAATATAATGTTGTGCTTTTTCACTTTCAAACTGATGATATTTAGAGTATTTAATATAATCAACAACCGGAGTCTGGCTAAAATCTCCATAAGCAAATGAAAACTGACTTGTTTTTGAAACTTTGTAAGCAATAGAAGCTCTTGGAGCGAC
This genomic window from Flavobacterium sp. 9 contains:
- a CDS encoding DUF2141 domain-containing protein; this encodes MTKIITIITLFICSLLSAQNVKLTVTVSGLKNDTGIVKVGLYNSDGTFLKTTYKSLTSEIKNNQVVVTFDNLPTGEYAISTYHDENNNGKLDRNSMGIPSEAYAASNNARGFMGPPSYKDAKFVVDKDSKIEITL
- a CDS encoding histidine kinase, with translation MKDHRNAFSDLKSGTIVCFKISMVFTVIFSAFLGDSLSFQNVLLTFLLSSLYSFGLGFGNGFLSVLLDKKWDWLEQTNLRVYYGILVTVLYTVPAVLAINYIVFIVVQKRPIEDFFGERMIWNHVFYIILSLGVSTFMQARSFMVKWKQASKFEITQQKIIAGTANAKFESLKNQIDPHFLFNSLNVLSSLIEENPDNAQRFTTSLSKIYRYVLEQKDKELVSVEDELSFAKTYMNLLKMRFENSLFYEVPTTNINPDAKVVPLSLQLLLENTVKHNVVSEQKPLHIRIFVDGDYLAIQNDFQKKEVLQDRQGVGLQNIVNRYGIVTNRKVLIEQNEKTFTVKIPILTKQITVMENNAEYSDENKAYFRAKKRVEELKGFYANVISYCCVIPCLIFVNLTFSPGFQWFWFSALGWGFGVVMHAFKVFGYSSNWEERKIREILERENNKQSWK